One part of the Diadema setosum chromosome 22, eeDiaSeto1, whole genome shotgun sequence genome encodes these proteins:
- the LOC140245192 gene encoding uncharacterized protein: MNPLGYSALRLRLQYEFSFRYGIYVYPVNFKMSVKCYGGIPTVKLIDGRSPLEGLVIFEPDTYVCFDNFTTKAAELVCGELGFPAAEEFTAQSLPMAARANNNQWLSCPEGDRSKRRLMDCSLATRRCYLKQAVRLKCKGPLRSCDDPGQVYHGYWDSSITEFGSRLTLTCTKGYVIYGSATLQCVGLPGWSTYFPVWNASVPSCSRMGML, from the exons ATGAATCCCTTGGGATATTCCGCATTGAGACTGAGGCTTCAATACGA ATTCAGCTTTCGATATGGTATATATGTCTACCCAGTGAACTTCAAGATGAGTGTAAAGTGTTATGGGG GAATACCAACTGTGAAGCTGATTGACGGACGCTCTCCCCTAGAAGGGTTAGTGATCTTTGAACCAGACACATATGTCTGTTTCGACAACTTTACCACCAAAGCTGCAGAACTGGTGTGTGGAGAGCTTGGCTTCCCAGCGGCGGAAGAGTTTACAGCTCAGAGTTTGCCCATGGCAGCAAGAGCAAACAACAATCAATGGTTGTCATGTCCAGAAGGTGACCGAA GTAAACGGCGTTTGATGGATTGTTCACTTGCAACAAGAAGGTGTTATTTGAAACAGGCTGTCAGACTGAAATGTAAAG GTCCACTCAGGTCTTGTGATGATCCTGGTCAAGTGTATCATGGCTACTGGGACTCCAGTATAACGGAATTTGGGTCCAGATTAACTCTCACCTGTACAAAAGGTTACGTAATCTATGGCAGCGCGACATTACAGTGTGTGGGACTACCTGGCTGGTCAACTTACTTCCCGGTTTGGAATGCTTCAGTCCCGTCCTGCTCCAGAATGGGTATGTTGTAG